The genomic DNA GCGGCGACGGGGGTCAGGGCGAGGAGCGACCAGCTGGCTCACCTCCTGGGTTTGTCCCCACCGCCGCTACGGTCCGGACAGTCTACGAGCGGGGCCCGTAGTCTGTCCGGGTGCCCGACCTCGACCGCCTCGCCATGTTGCGTGCCGCCGTGGCAGGCATCGGGGGGAGCGAGCGCCCCGGGCAGGTGGCCATGGTGGAAGCCGTCGATCGCGCCGTCGCCGAGGACCGGCACCTGCTCGTCCAGGCCGGAACGGGCACAGGCAAGTCGCTGGCCTACCTCGTCCCCGCCGTCGCGCACGCCGTCCAGACCGGCCGGCCCGCGATCGTCGCCACCGCCACGCTCGCCCTGCAGGCCCAGATCGTCGACCGCGACATGCCCCGGCTGGCCGACGCGGTGCGCTCGATCGTGGGGCGGCGCCCGACGTACGCCCTGGTGAAGGGGCGCCGCAACTACGTCTGCGTCCATAAGACCGCGGGCGGGTTCCCCGACGACGACGAGGGCTCCCTGCTCTCGGTGGGGGCCGTCGACGCCGACGCCTCCCGGCTCGGTCGCGAGGTGGTTCGGCTGCGCGAGTGGGCGGAGGAGACCGACTCCGGCGACCGCGACGAGCTGGTCCCCGGCGTGACCGAGCGGGCCTGGCGGCAGGTCTCGGTCAGCGCCCGGGAGTGTCTTGGCCAGGCCTGCCCCATGCGCGACGAATGCTTCGTGGAGCGCGCCCGCGCCTCGGCCCACGACGTGGATGTCGTCGTCACGAACCACTCCTTCCTCGCGATCGACGCCTTCGAGAACCGCAGCATGCTTCCCGAGCACGATCTCCTCGTGGTCGACGAGGCCCACGAGCTCGTCGACCGGGTCACGGCCACGATCACGGATGAGCTGACCCCCGCCGCCATCCAGTCCGCCGCCCGCAAGGCCGGCAAGCTCGCCGACACCGGTGAGCTGGACCAGACCGGCGACGTCCTCGCCGCGGCCCTGGACCCCCTCGCGGAGGGCCGCCTGCGCGGCCTCCCCGAGCTGCTGGTCCTCTCCCTGGCGCAGGTGCTCGACTCGGCCCGCGACGTCGCCAGCCAGCTCAAGCCGCAGGGTGGCCAGCGGGCCGAGCCCGACGGCGCCCGCGCGGTGGCCCGGGCGGCCGTGGACGAGATCTTCACCGTGGCCGAGCGGCTGCTGGAGGACCGCGAACTCGACGTCGCCTGGATCACCGACGAGCCCCGCCGCGGCAAGGTCCTGCGCGTCGCCCCGATGAGCGTGGCGATGGCGATGCGGGACGCCCTGTTCGGCGACCGGACCGTCATCATGACCTCGGCGACGCTCGAACTCGGCGGCAGCTTCGATGCGGTGGCCGGCACGCTCGGGCTGCGCGGCGAGGGCGCGCCGGAGTGGGACGGCCTCGACGTGGGCAGCCCGTTCGACTACCCCCGGCAGGCCATCGCGTACGTCGCCCGCCACCTGCCGGCCCCCGGTCGAGACGGCACCGCCCCGCAGGCCCTCGACGAGATGGAGGCGCTGGTCCGAGCCGCCGGCGGCCGCACGCTGGGCCTGTTCTCCTCGATGCGCGCGGCCCGGGCGGCGACAGAGGAGCTGCGCGAACGCCTCGGCGAGGACTACCCCATCCTCTGCCAGGGCGAAGACCAAACCCCCACCCTCGTGCGGCAGTTCGCCGCCGACGCCCGCACCTGCCTGTTCGGCACCCTGTCGCTCTGGCAAGGCGTCGACGTCCCGGGGCCGGCCTGCCAGCTCGTCATCATCGACCGCATCCCGTTCCCGCGGCCCGACGATCCGTTGGCCAGCGCGCGCAGCGAGGAGATCGGCCGCCGCGGCGGGAACGGCTTCATGGCCGTCTCCGCGACCCACGCGGCGCTTCGCCTCGCGCAGGGCTCGGGACGGCTGGTCCGGCGTGCGGACGACCGGGGGGTCGTCGCGTTCCTCGACTCACGAATGATGACCGCGCGGTACGCCGGGTTCCTGCAGCGCTCGCTGCCCGACTTCTGGCCGACGACCGACCGGGCGCTGGTCCTGGCCGCGCTGGCCCGCCTGGACGCGGACGCCGCGCCGGTCCTCGGCATCGACGCCCCGGCCGCCCGATCCGCCGCCATCGAGGGGGAGGGCGCCGACGCCGAGGCGGCCAGCCCCGGCCTCGCCTCGCCCAACGGCTCCGAGAACGCCCAGCCGCCGGCCGCCGGGGAGAGCGAGCACCCCACGCCGCGCGTGGCGGACGCCGTACCCACCGGCGCTCCCGTCGCCGACGCGACCCGCACCGCCGTCGTCGACGGCGCCGCGTGGACGGCCGAGGACGACGACGAGCTGCGGGACGGAGCGGCGCTCGGGCTCGACCCGGACGAGCTGGCCGAGCACCTGGACCGGCCCGCGCCGGACGTTTTGCGCAGACTTGCCGCCTTGGGGCTGGACCAGCAGGTACGTTGACCGCGCGGTGACCCGACGTTTCCGCACTGACCTCACCCGACCTGGAGCCCGCATGAGCAGCACCCCCACGAGCGACCACGGCCATCGGCCCGGCCACGCCCGCCGCACCCTTCTCGGCACCGGCGTGGGCAACATGCTCGAGTGGTACGACTGGAACGTCTACGCCACCTTCGCCGTGTACATGAGCAAGCAGCTCTTCGACGCCAGCAACGAGACCTCGGCGCTGCTGCAGACCCTGGCGGTCTTCGCGGTCGGCTTCGTCGCCCGGCCGTTCGGTGGCGCTTTCTTCGGCTGGCTCGCCGACCGGATCGGCCGCAAGCACTCGCTCATGGTGGCGGTCATCTGCGCCTCGATCGGGTCGCTGATCATCGCGGTCTGCCCGACGTACGCCCAAGCCGGCGCCTGGGCCTCGCTGTTGCTGCTGGTGGCGCGGCTGATCCAGGGGCTGGCGCACGGCGGGGAGCTGCCGAGCGCGCAGACCTACCTGTCCGAGCAGGCCCCCCGCAAGGAACGCGGGTTCTGGTCCAGCGCCATCTACGTCACCGGCACCCTGGGTCTGCTGCTCGGCCTGGCCCTCGGCAAGGGCCTGGAAGCCAACCTCAACTCGGCGGCGATGGCCAGCTACGGCTGGCGGATTCCGTTCTTCCTGGGCGCGGTGCTCGGCGTGTTCGCGCTGTGGATCCGCAACCGGATGGAGGAGTCCGAGGTCTTCGAGGACGCCCAGGAGCACACCGACGTGGCGCGCGAGAACGTCTTCGTCAGCGCCGCGCGGCACTGGCGGACCGGATTGCAGGTCATCGGCATGACGATGGGCCTGACGATCACGTACTACGTGTGGTCGGTCGCCATGCAGCCGTACGCCGTGAAGACGCTGAAGTTCTCCCAGGGCGACGGCTTCACGGCCTCGATCATCGGCAACATCGTGTTCGTGCTGTGCCTGCCGGTGTGGGGCAAGATCTCGGACCGGATCGGCCGCAAGCCGCTGATGCTGGTGGCGATGCTGGGCTCCGCGATCATGTACATCCCGATGCTCAACCTGATCCAGAACCAGATGTGGCAGCTGGCCCTGGCGATCTCGGTGATGTGCATCCTGCTGGGCGCCTACCTGGCGATCGCGCCGGCCGTCTACGCCGAGCTGTTCCCGACGAACGTGCGCGCCACCGCGTTCGGGATCCCGTATGCGATCACGATCGCGGCCTTCGGCGGTACGGCGAGCTACGTGCAGACGTGGATGAGCGATGCGTTCCCCGGCAACAAGTACGCGTTCGCGATCTACGCGATCATCGCCTGCTGCATCTCCGCGCTGACGGTCTTCACCCTGCCCGAGACCAAGGCCAAGGACCTGCACGAGGTCGACCAGCCCCTCGGCGCCGGTACGGCCGCCCCCCGCTGATCAGCGCGTGAACTACTGACAGGGGCGTTATGCGTTCCCCGGAGCGCATAACGCCCCAGTCAGTGCGCCCGGCCGGCCACCCACGCGCCGCCGCCGTGGGCGAGCGACGTCGGTACGCCGTGGCAGGCTGGCCCCGTGACGATCGAGCCGCCGACCAGCCGAGGGGTGCCGCCGTTCGTGCTGATCGTCGGACCGGAGGAGCTGCTGGCCCAGCGCGCCCTCGCGGCGACGGTGGAGGCCCTGCGGGCCACCGACCCTGGGCTGGACGTGGTGCGGCTCAGCGCCACGACGTACGAATCCGGCGCGCTCGGGGTGCACGCGAGCCCGTCGCTGTTCGGCGGGAGCACGGCGATCGTCCTGACGGAGGCCGACGAGGCGGCCGAGGACTGCACGAAGGACGTGCTCGACTACGTGGCCGCCCCGGCCGAGCACGTGACGCTGATCGTCGCCCACCGCGGCGGCGTCCGCGGCAAGAAGCTCCTCGACGCGCTCAAGACCGCGAAGGCGCGCGTCCTCGAGGCCCCCGCGGTGAAGTCCGAGCGGGACAAGACCGACTTCGTCGTCAACGAGTTCCGGGTCGGGCGCCGCAAGGTCACCCCCGAAGCGGTGCGCGCGCTGGTGGAGGCCGTCGGCAAGGATCTGGCCGAGCTCGCCGCGGCCTGCGCCCAGCTGATCCGCGACACCCAGGGCCTGGTGGACGAATCCGTGGTCGAGACCTACCACGGCGGAAAGATCGAGGCCACCGGCTTCCGGGTCGCCGATGCGGCGATCGCCGGGAATGCCGGGGAGGCGCTGGCGCTGCTGCGGCACGCCCTCGCCGCGGGCGTCGACCCGGTGCCGATCGTGGCGGTCTTCGCCAGCCAGCTGCGTCAGCTGGTCAAGGTGGCCGGCGCCCCCCGCGGCTCGTCGGCCTCGCTCGCCAAGGTGTTGGAGCTGGCCCCGTGGCAGATCGACCGGGCCCGCCGGGCGCTGGCCGGCTGGGAACTCGACGGGCTCGGCGAGGCGATCCAGGCCGTCGCCGCCGCGGACTTCGCGGTCAAGGGCGGCGACCGGGACCCCGAGTACGCCGTGGAGCGCTGCATCCTGGCCTTCTGCCGGGCGCGGGCCCGGGCCCGGCGCTGACGCGCGTCACGCCAGGTGCCGACCCGCATCCCACCAGGTGCTGACCCGCATCTCGCCGGGCGCTGCCGGCGTCGGAGGCGGGCGCCGCGTTTTGGGCCGGACCGGTTGGCGCTGGTAGCGTGGATTCTCGCGTGCGCGCCCAGGTCGTGCGCTTGTCACGCATCCCACCAGCTCGTCCTTGACCGCTCGCCGACCACACGCGGGCGGAGGTGAGGCCGGGCCTGCCCGCAGCCGCGGGCAGCCGATCGACCAGGAGAGAAGTACGTGGCCAATATCAAGTCCCAGAAGAAGCGCATCCTGACCAACGCCAAGCGCACCGAGCGCAACAAGGCGTACAAGTCGGAGCTGCGCACCTGGATCCGCAAGTTCCGCGAGGCCGCCGCCAGCGGCGACAAGGACAAGGCGACCGAGGCGCTGCGCCTGGCGAGCCGCAAGCTCGACAAGGCCGTGAGCAAGGGCGTCATCCACAAGAACCAGGCCGCCAACAAGAAGTCGGCGATGGCCAAGACGCACGCCAACCTCGGCTGATCCTCGCGCGGCGCACGCCGCAGGGTGCGCCCGCTGGTACGCCGTACCGCCTGCGCCCCGAGACGCAAGAAGCCGCCCGCCCCGATGAGGGGCGGGCGGCCTTTTCCTATCCCGCGGCGGGGGAGGGGACGTCGAACGTCACTGCGCGGGCTGGTCCGTCGCGATCGACTGGACGGTGTCGGCGTGGCTGACCGAGATCTTGCGCGGCTTGGCCTCCTCGGCCACCGGGATCGTCAGCTCCAGGACGCCGTCGGTGTAGCGGGCCTCGATGCGGTCGAGGGCGACGCCGTACCCGAGCGTGAGCTGCCGCGCGAACGTGCCGCTGGGCCGCTCGTGGGACAGCCAGGTCACCTCGCCGGTCGGGGCGTCCCGGCGCTCGGCGCGGATCGTGAGGGTGCGCTCCTCGACGTCCACGTCGATCGTGCTCGGGTCGACGCCGGGCAGGTCGATGCGGGCGGTGAAGGAGTCGCCGGTGCGGTACAGGTCCATCGGCATGCCGAGGGATGCGGGCGTGCGGGTGGCCGCCGTGAAGAGACGGTCCAGCTCGCGGAAGGGGTCGTAGTTCATAGCCATGCTGTCCTCCGAGGCGGTGGTCTCCGGTCGTGCCGGTGTGGGCGATATGCGCGGTCGCGAATTAGCACTCGCGACTCACGAGTGCCAACCAGGCGCGCGCCGCCCGTATTCCGGTCCCGCGGCGCAGTAGAGTCCAGCCCATCATGGGCAGCACCGCCATCCTCGTCGGCCTGTTGGTCGCCGTCCTCGCCGCGACGTGTTGGTACGCGGGCGACAAGGGCGCCTCGTACGTCGCCCGCCCCACCAAGATCGGCGCCATCCTCGCGCTGATCGTGCTGGCCCTCCTGCTCGGCGCCCGGGACAGCGCCGGCGGCATCCCGCTGCTCGTCGGGCTCGTCCTGTCCATGCTGGGCGACATCGCGCTGACCCGGGACGACACCACCTCGTTCGCCGTCGGTCTGCTGGCCTTCCTGGCCGGCCACCTGGCCTACATCTGGGCGTTCGCGCCCCAGTGGTTCCACCTGTGGGGGGTGCTGGTCGTCGCCCTGGTGTTGGCGCCGTTCGCGGCGCTATCGTTCCCGCGCGCCCGGCGTGGGGCGGTCCGCGGCGAGGGGCCGCGGCTGGGCCACGCGATGACGGCGTACGTCGTGGTTCTGCTCGGCATGGCCCTCGCCGCCGGCGCGACGGGCCGCCCCCTGCTGCTGCTGGGGGGCGTGCTGTTCGCGATCTCCGATCTGGTGCTCGCGCTGGACCGGTTCGACGCGCCCCGGGCCCGCTCGCACGTCGTCGTCATGTCGACGTACCACCTGGCGCAGGCGGCGATCGTCCTCGGCGTGCTGCTCTGAGCGCCGCGGCCAGTCCCGGCGCGACGACGCGAAACCCGTTCCGGACCAGCGGCTACCCTGCGCTAGCCTGGACTCGTGCGTGACGAACTGCTCCTTCGCTAGCCGCGCCCGAGGACACCGGGACCGACGCGGCCGACCCCCATGCGCTGGGGGTCTTCTCATGTCCGCGCCCGACCGGCGCTCCCCGCGCATCGGCACCGTCCGAGCACGCCGCACGCACCGACGACACGAACGAGGACGAGAGCGATGACCGACACCCCCTTCCGTTACAGCGCCGCCCTGGCCGAGCAGATCGAAACGGCCTGGCAGGACCGGTGGGAGGAGGAGCACACGTTCTGGACGCCGAACCCCAGCGGGCCGCTCGGCGACCCCGCGACGGTGGAGCAGCGCGGCGACAAGCTCTTCGTGATGGACATGTTCCCCTACCCCTCGGGCGCGGGGCTGCACGTCGGCCACCCGCTCGGTTACATCGGCACCGACGTGTTCGCCCGCTACCAGCGGATGACCGGCAAGAACGTGCTGCATTGCCTCGGCTACGACGCGTTCGGGCTGCCCGCGGAGCAGTACGCCGTGCAGACCGGCCAGCACCCCCGCAAGACCACCGACGAGAACGTCGCGAACATGCGCCGCCAGCTGCGTCGGCTGGGGCTGGGCCACGACGACCGCCGCTCCATCGCCACCACCGACGTGGGCTTCTACCGCTGGACGCAGTGGATCTTCCTGCAGCTGTTCAACGCCTGGTTCGACGAGTCGGCCGACGGCGGGCGGGGCAGGGCGCGGCCGGTCGAGGCGCTGGTCGCGGCGTACGCGCGCGGTGAGATCGCCACGCCGGACGGCCGGGCGTGGGCGGACCTGGACGACGTGGAGCGGCGGCGCGCCGTGGACGACCGCCGCCTGGCGTACCTGTCCGAGGCACCGGTCAACTGGTGCCCGGGGCTGGGCACGGTGCTGGCGAACGAGGAGGTCACCGCCGAGGGGCGCTCCGACATCGGCAACTTCCCCGTGTTCAAGCGCAACATGCGGCAGTGGATGATGCGGATCACGACGTACGCCGACCGGCTCATCGACGACCTGGACCGGTTGGACTGGCCGGAGCCGGTCAAGCTGATGCAGCGCAACTGGATCGGCCGCTCGACGGGCGCGCGGGTGCGGTTCACCGGGCGCACCGCCGCCGGTGGCGAGGCGCCGATCGAGGTGTTCACGACCCGACCGGACACGCTGTTCGGGGCGACGTTCATGGTGTTGGCCCCGGAGCACCCGCTGGTGGACGCGCTGGTGCCGCAGGGCGCCTGGCCCGAGGGCACCCGCGCGGCGTGGACCGGCGGCCATGACGCCCCGGCGGCGGCGGTCACGGCGTACCGCGCCGCAGCCGCCGCGAAAACCGACGTCGAGCGGCAGGCCGAGGCCAAGGAGAAGACCGGCGTCTTCACCGGCGCGTTCGCGACGAACCCGGTCAACGGCAAGGACGTGCCGGTATTCATCGCCGACTACGTGCTGATGGGCTACGGCACCGGCGCCATCATGGCGGTGCCTGCAGAGGACGAGCGGGACTGGGACTTCGCCAAGGCCTTCGATCTGGACGTGATTCGCACGGTGCAGCCGGCGGCCGGGCACGACATGGACACGGCGTACACCGGTGACGGCGTCTCCATCAACAGCGCCAACGACGAGATCAGTCTCGACGGCCTGGGCAAGGACGACGCGAAGGCCGCGATGATCGCCTGGCTGGAGGGCAAGGGGCTGGGCGAGGGCGCGATCACCTACAAGCTGCGCGACTGGCTGTTCAGCCGGCAGCGCTATTGGGGCGAGCCGTTCCCGATCGTGTACGACGAGACCGGCCTGCCGATCGCGCTGCCCGAGTCGATGCTGCCGGTCGAGCTGCCCGAGGTCGCCGACTACTCGCCCGTCAAGCACGATCCCGACGACGCCGCGAGCGAGCCGGTCCCGCCGCTGGCGAAGTCCACCGACTGGGTCGAGGTCGAGCTGGACCTGTCGGCGTACGGGCACGGCGACGGCCCGCGCACCTACCGCCGCGAGCTGAACGTGATGCCGCAGTGGGCCGGCTCGTGCTGGTACGAGCTGCGCTATCTCGACCCCACCAACGACGACGCGCTGGTGGACCCGGACGTGGAGCGCTACTGGATGGGCCCGCCGACCGACGTCACGGTGGGCGACGAGGTTGGCGGCGCGCGGGAGGGGTCCGGTGACCCTGGCGGCGTGGACCTGTACGTCGGGGGGGTCGAGCACGCGGTCCTGCACCTGCTGTACTCCCGGTTCTGGCACAAGGTGCTGTTCGACCTGGGGCACGTGAGCAGCGAGGAACCGTTCCGGCGGCTGTACAACCAGGGCTACATCCAGGCATATGCGTTCCGGGACGCGCGCGGCCAGACCGTGCCGGCGGCCGAGGTCGAGGAGATCACCTCGACCGGGCAGGGGGCCGGGGCCGCGCCGGCGACGACGTACGTGTGGAACGGCGAGGAGGTCTTCCGCGAGTACGGGAAGATGGGCAAGTCGCTGAAGAACGTGACGACGCCGGACGAGATGTACGCCGACTACGGCGCCGACACGTTCCGCGTCTACGAGATGAGCATGGGTCCGCTGGACCAGTCCCGACCGTGGGAGACGCGGGCGGTGGTGGGCTCGCAGCGGTTCCTGCAGCGGCTGTGGCGGCTGGTGGTCGACGAGGAGACCGGCGCGTGCGTCGTCGCTGACAGCGCAGCGACGGCGGACGAGAACGGTACGGCGTACGACGAGGCCACCCGGCGCGTCGTGCACCGCACCATCGACGGCGTCCGGGCCGACTACGCCAACCTGCGCTTCAACACGGCGATCGCCAAGCTCATCGAGTGCACGAACGCGCTGACCAAGCTGCCGTCCGTGCCCCGCGAGGCGGCCGAGGCGCTGGTGCTGATGACCGCGCCGGTCGCGCCGCACATCGCCGAGGAGATGTGGGCCAGGCTGGGGCATCCGGACTCGCTGGCCTATGCGCCGTTCCCGGCGGCCG from Austwickia sp. includes the following:
- a CDS encoding ATP-dependent DNA helicase, with translation MVEAVDRAVAEDRHLLVQAGTGTGKSLAYLVPAVAHAVQTGRPAIVATATLALQAQIVDRDMPRLADAVRSIVGRRPTYALVKGRRNYVCVHKTAGGFPDDDEGSLLSVGAVDADASRLGREVVRLREWAEETDSGDRDELVPGVTERAWRQVSVSARECLGQACPMRDECFVERARASAHDVDVVVTNHSFLAIDAFENRSMLPEHDLLVVDEAHELVDRVTATITDELTPAAIQSAARKAGKLADTGELDQTGDVLAAALDPLAEGRLRGLPELLVLSLAQVLDSARDVASQLKPQGGQRAEPDGARAVARAAVDEIFTVAERLLEDRELDVAWITDEPRRGKVLRVAPMSVAMAMRDALFGDRTVIMTSATLELGGSFDAVAGTLGLRGEGAPEWDGLDVGSPFDYPRQAIAYVARHLPAPGRDGTAPQALDEMEALVRAAGGRTLGLFSSMRAARAATEELRERLGEDYPILCQGEDQTPTLVRQFAADARTCLFGTLSLWQGVDVPGPACQLVIIDRIPFPRPDDPLASARSEEIGRRGGNGFMAVSATHAALRLAQGSGRLVRRADDRGVVAFLDSRMMTARYAGFLQRSLPDFWPTTDRALVLAALARLDADAAPVLGIDAPAARSAAIEGEGADAEAASPGLASPNGSENAQPPAAGESEHPTPRVADAVPTGAPVADATRTAVVDGAAWTAEDDDELRDGAALGLDPDELAEHLDRPAPDVLRRLAALGLDQQVR
- a CDS encoding MFS transporter, with translation MSSTPTSDHGHRPGHARRTLLGTGVGNMLEWYDWNVYATFAVYMSKQLFDASNETSALLQTLAVFAVGFVARPFGGAFFGWLADRIGRKHSLMVAVICASIGSLIIAVCPTYAQAGAWASLLLLVARLIQGLAHGGELPSAQTYLSEQAPRKERGFWSSAIYVTGTLGLLLGLALGKGLEANLNSAAMASYGWRIPFFLGAVLGVFALWIRNRMEESEVFEDAQEHTDVARENVFVSAARHWRTGLQVIGMTMGLTITYYVWSVAMQPYAVKTLKFSQGDGFTASIIGNIVFVLCLPVWGKISDRIGRKPLMLVAMLGSAIMYIPMLNLIQNQMWQLALAISVMCILLGAYLAIAPAVYAELFPTNVRATAFGIPYAITIAAFGGTASYVQTWMSDAFPGNKYAFAIYAIIACCISALTVFTLPETKAKDLHEVDQPLGAGTAAPR
- the holA gene encoding DNA polymerase III subunit delta, with the protein product MLIVGPEELLAQRALAATVEALRATDPGLDVVRLSATTYESGALGVHASPSLFGGSTAIVLTEADEAAEDCTKDVLDYVAAPAEHVTLIVAHRGGVRGKKLLDALKTAKARVLEAPAVKSERDKTDFVVNEFRVGRRKVTPEAVRALVEAVGKDLAELAAACAQLIRDTQGLVDESVVETYHGGKIEATGFRVADAAIAGNAGEALALLRHALAAGVDPVPIVAVFASQLRQLVKVAGAPRGSSASLAKVLELAPWQIDRARRALAGWELDGLGEAIQAVAAADFAVKGGDRDPEYAVERCILAFCRARARARR
- the rpsT gene encoding 30S ribosomal protein S20 is translated as MANIKSQKKRILTNAKRTERNKAYKSELRTWIRKFREAAASGDKDKATEALRLASRKLDKAVSKGVIHKNQAANKKSAMAKTHANLG
- a CDS encoding Hsp20/alpha crystallin family protein, giving the protein MAMNYDPFRELDRLFTAATRTPASLGMPMDLYRTGDSFTARIDLPGVDPSTIDVDVEERTLTIRAERRDAPTGEVTWLSHERPSGTFARQLTLGYGVALDRIEARYTDGVLELTIPVAEEAKPRKISVSHADTVQSIATDQPAQ
- a CDS encoding lysoplasmalogenase; this encodes MGSTAILVGLLVAVLAATCWYAGDKGASYVARPTKIGAILALIVLALLLGARDSAGGIPLLVGLVLSMLGDIALTRDDTTSFAVGLLAFLAGHLAYIWAFAPQWFHLWGVLVVALVLAPFAALSFPRARRGAVRGEGPRLGHAMTAYVVVLLGMALAAGATGRPLLLLGGVLFAISDLVLALDRFDAPRARSHVVVMSTYHLAQAAIVLGVLL
- a CDS encoding leucine--tRNA ligase, with protein sequence MTDTPFRYSAALAEQIETAWQDRWEEEHTFWTPNPSGPLGDPATVEQRGDKLFVMDMFPYPSGAGLHVGHPLGYIGTDVFARYQRMTGKNVLHCLGYDAFGLPAEQYAVQTGQHPRKTTDENVANMRRQLRRLGLGHDDRRSIATTDVGFYRWTQWIFLQLFNAWFDESADGGRGRARPVEALVAAYARGEIATPDGRAWADLDDVERRRAVDDRRLAYLSEAPVNWCPGLGTVLANEEVTAEGRSDIGNFPVFKRNMRQWMMRITTYADRLIDDLDRLDWPEPVKLMQRNWIGRSTGARVRFTGRTAAGGEAPIEVFTTRPDTLFGATFMVLAPEHPLVDALVPQGAWPEGTRAAWTGGHDAPAAAVTAYRAAAAAKTDVERQAEAKEKTGVFTGAFATNPVNGKDVPVFIADYVLMGYGTGAIMAVPAEDERDWDFAKAFDLDVIRTVQPAAGHDMDTAYTGDGVSINSANDEISLDGLGKDDAKAAMIAWLEGKGLGEGAITYKLRDWLFSRQRYWGEPFPIVYDETGLPIALPESMLPVELPEVADYSPVKHDPDDAASEPVPPLAKSTDWVEVELDLSAYGHGDGPRTYRRELNVMPQWAGSCWYELRYLDPTNDDALVDPDVERYWMGPPTDVTVGDEVGGAREGSGDPGGVDLYVGGVEHAVLHLLYSRFWHKVLFDLGHVSSEEPFRRLYNQGYIQAYAFRDARGQTVPAAEVEEITSTGQGAGAAPATTYVWNGEEVFREYGKMGKSLKNVTTPDEMYADYGADTFRVYEMSMGPLDQSRPWETRAVVGSQRFLQRLWRLVVDEETGACVVADSAATADENGTAYDEATRRVVHRTIDGVRADYANLRFNTAIAKLIECTNALTKLPSVPREAAEALVLMTAPVAPHIAEEMWARLGHPDSLAYAPFPAADPAYLIDDTVTCVVQIQGKVRDRLEVAADISPADLEAAALASEKVAAQLAGKTVRKVIVRAPSLVNIVAG